One part of the Streptomyces lydicus genome encodes these proteins:
- a CDS encoding menaquinone biosynthesis decarboxylase — MAYDDLRSFLRALEREGDLKRIKAEVDPYLEVGEIVDRVQKAGGPALLFENVKGSAMPLAMNVYGTDRRLLKALGLKAYEDISGKIGGLLKPELPHGFVGIREAFGKLAGMTHVPPKKIKGESAPVQEVVLTGDDVDLDQLPALFTWPKDGGSFFNLGLTHTKHPETGVRNLGLYRLQRHDKRTIGMHWQIHKDSRNHYQVAAKRGERLPVAIAFGCPPAVTYASTAPLPGDIDEYLFAGFLQGKRIEMVDCKTVPLQVPAHAEVVIEGWLEPGEMLPEGPFGDHTGFYTPQEPFPALTIDCVTMRKRPLLQSIVVGRPPTEDGPLGRATERFFLPLLKIIVPDIVDYHLPESGGFHNCAIVSIDKKYPKHAQKVMHAIWGAHMMSLTKLIVVVDADCDVHNLHEVSWRALGNTDYARDLTVVEGPVDHLDHASYQQFWGGKAGIDATKKWPEEGYTRDGGWPDMVESDPRTAALVDRRWKEYGLS, encoded by the coding sequence ATGGCTTATGACGATCTCCGCTCGTTCCTGCGTGCACTTGAGCGGGAAGGCGACCTCAAGCGCATCAAGGCCGAGGTCGACCCGTACCTGGAAGTCGGCGAGATCGTGGACCGGGTGCAGAAGGCCGGCGGGCCCGCCCTGCTCTTCGAGAACGTCAAGGGCTCGGCGATGCCGCTCGCCATGAACGTCTACGGGACCGACCGCCGGCTGCTCAAGGCCCTGGGCCTGAAGGCGTACGAGGACATCAGCGGCAAGATCGGCGGGCTGCTCAAGCCCGAGCTGCCCCACGGCTTCGTCGGCATCCGCGAGGCGTTCGGCAAGCTCGCCGGCATGACGCACGTACCGCCGAAGAAGATCAAGGGCGAGAGCGCACCCGTCCAGGAGGTCGTGCTCACGGGCGACGACGTCGACCTGGACCAGCTCCCCGCGCTGTTCACCTGGCCCAAGGACGGCGGCTCCTTCTTCAACCTCGGGCTGACGCACACCAAGCACCCCGAGACGGGCGTACGCAACCTCGGCCTGTACCGCCTCCAGCGCCACGACAAGCGCACCATCGGGATGCACTGGCAGATCCACAAGGACAGCCGCAACCACTACCAGGTGGCCGCCAAGCGCGGGGAGAGACTGCCGGTCGCCATCGCCTTCGGCTGCCCGCCGGCCGTCACCTACGCCTCCACCGCCCCGCTCCCCGGCGACATCGACGAGTACCTCTTCGCCGGCTTCCTCCAGGGCAAGCGGATCGAGATGGTCGACTGCAAGACCGTCCCGCTCCAGGTCCCGGCGCACGCCGAGGTCGTCATCGAGGGCTGGCTGGAGCCCGGCGAGATGCTGCCGGAGGGCCCGTTCGGCGACCACACCGGCTTCTACACCCCGCAGGAGCCCTTCCCGGCGCTGACCATCGACTGCGTGACGATGCGGAAGCGGCCGCTGCTCCAGTCGATCGTCGTCGGCCGCCCGCCGACCGAGGACGGCCCGCTGGGGCGCGCGACGGAGCGGTTCTTCCTCCCGCTCCTCAAGATCATCGTCCCGGACATCGTGGACTACCACCTGCCGGAGTCCGGCGGCTTCCACAACTGCGCGATCGTCTCGATCGACAAGAAGTATCCCAAGCACGCCCAGAAGGTCATGCACGCCATCTGGGGCGCGCACATGATGTCGCTGACCAAGCTGATCGTGGTGGTGGACGCCGACTGCGACGTCCACAACCTCCACGAGGTCTCCTGGCGCGCGCTCGGCAACACCGACTACGCCCGCGACCTGACCGTCGTCGAAGGCCCCGTCGACCACCTCGACCACGCCTCCTACCAGCAGTTCTGGGGCGGCAAGGCGGGCATCGACGCCACGAAGAAGTGGCCCGAGGAGGGCTACACGAGGGACGGGGGCTGGCCGGACATGGTCGAGTCCGACCCGCGCACGGCGGCCCTCGTGGACCGCCGCTGGAAGGAGTACGGCCTCTCGTGA
- the mqnP gene encoding menaquinone biosynthesis prenyltransferase MqnP has protein sequence MTSASAAIPQPGRTKAFLRLVMIEHSVFALPFAYIASLTAMYQRDRRIDWLLLLLVTVCMVGLRTFAMAANRIIDREIDARNPRTAHRELVTGAVSVKSAWTGALIALVVFLGAAALLNPLCLALAPVAVVPMVVYPYGKRFTNFPQAILGVAQAMGPIGAWIAITASWSWEAVILGLAVGIWIGGFDLIYACQDVETDREVGVRSVPARFGIPAAIRGARGCHLVTTALFVWYALATGAGAFFWLGLLIVAAAFVYEHTIVKPHDLTRLNRAFFQVNGFIGIALFVCALLDLLVRGLAV, from the coding sequence GTGACCAGCGCATCCGCAGCGATCCCGCAGCCCGGACGCACCAAGGCGTTCCTGCGCCTGGTGATGATCGAGCACTCCGTCTTCGCCCTGCCCTTCGCCTACATCGCCTCGCTGACCGCGATGTACCAGCGGGACCGGCGCATCGACTGGCTCCTGCTGCTCCTCGTCACCGTCTGCATGGTCGGCCTGCGCACCTTCGCGATGGCCGCGAACCGGATCATCGACCGCGAGATCGACGCCCGCAACCCGCGCACCGCGCACCGCGAACTGGTCACCGGCGCGGTGTCGGTGAAGTCCGCCTGGACGGGTGCGCTGATCGCCCTCGTCGTGTTCCTCGGCGCGGCGGCCCTGCTCAACCCGCTGTGCCTGGCGCTCGCGCCCGTCGCCGTGGTGCCGATGGTGGTCTATCCGTACGGCAAGCGGTTCACCAACTTCCCGCAGGCGATCCTCGGCGTCGCCCAGGCGATGGGCCCGATCGGCGCGTGGATCGCGATCACCGCGTCCTGGTCCTGGGAGGCGGTGATCCTCGGCCTCGCGGTCGGCATCTGGATCGGCGGCTTCGACCTGATCTACGCCTGCCAGGACGTGGAGACCGACCGCGAGGTCGGCGTCCGGTCGGTCCCGGCCCGCTTCGGCATCCCCGCCGCGATCCGGGGTGCGCGCGGCTGTCACCTCGTCACGACGGCGCTGTTCGTCTGGTACGCCCTGGCGACCGGCGCGGGCGCGTTCTTCTGGCTGGGCCTGCTGATCGTGGCGGCGGCCTTCGTCTACGAGCACACGATCGTCAAGCCGCACGACCTGACCCGCCTCAACCGGGCGTTCTTCCAGGTCAACGGCTTCATCGGGATCGCGCTCTTCGTCTGCGCCCTGCTGGATCTGCTGGTGCGGGGACTGGCGGTCTGA
- a CDS encoding rhomboid family intramembrane serine protease yields MAGRTTRRAGPALCLMLGWVALLWVLEGVDVVTGGALDTFGIQPREPAELVDVVPAAFMHFGFGHLAANTLPLLVLGFVAALRSGLRRFLAVVLLIILTSGLGVWLTAAPHSNTAGASGVVFGLFGYLLVRGFIERKPLDIAIGLAVGLVYGSILWGALPTTSGISWQAHLFGLAGGVLAASLLRERRPRSISPTPTPTNLRGTDYAP; encoded by the coding sequence ATGGCAGGACGCACGACACGACGCGCGGGCCCCGCGCTCTGCCTGATGCTGGGCTGGGTCGCCCTGCTCTGGGTACTGGAGGGCGTCGACGTCGTCACCGGCGGCGCGCTGGACACCTTCGGCATACAGCCGCGGGAGCCCGCCGAACTCGTCGACGTCGTCCCCGCCGCCTTCATGCACTTCGGGTTCGGCCATCTGGCGGCCAACACCCTGCCGCTGCTGGTGCTCGGCTTCGTCGCCGCACTGCGCAGCGGGCTGCGCCGCTTCCTCGCCGTCGTCCTGCTGATCATCCTCACCAGCGGCCTGGGCGTCTGGCTGACCGCGGCCCCGCACAGCAACACCGCCGGCGCCTCCGGCGTCGTCTTCGGCCTCTTCGGCTACCTGCTGGTGCGCGGCTTCATCGAACGCAAGCCCCTCGACATCGCCATCGGCCTCGCCGTCGGCCTGGTCTACGGCTCCATCCTGTGGGGCGCCCTCCCGACCACCAGCGGCATCAGCTGGCAGGCCCACCTCTTCGGCCTGGCGGGCGGAGTCCTGGCCGCCTCCCTCCTCCGGGAACGCCGGCCCCGCTCGATATCCCCGACCCCGACCCCCACCAACCTGCGAGGAACCGATTACGCTCCGTAA
- a CDS encoding UbiX family flavin prenyltransferase, with translation MEPPHIDTSKQDSGRRRPWVVGISGASGTPYAASVVRGLLAAGEAVDLIVSRASRLTLLDETGIAFRDAHWRADLREWLARGADGKPATFPVTDADLAQVRYWAAGDLAAGPSSGSYPVKGMLIVPASTACVAGVALGLSKDLLQRVASVTLKERRRLVVAVRETPLNGPTLKHLVALDEAGAVVLPASPAFYAGATHLQDLVDFVAGRVLDAAEVPHGLYRRWEGELRGGSRNEEAPDAP, from the coding sequence GTGGAGCCGCCGCACATCGACACCAGCAAGCAGGACTCCGGACGGCGCCGTCCGTGGGTCGTGGGGATCTCCGGCGCGTCCGGGACGCCGTATGCGGCTTCCGTGGTGCGCGGGCTGCTCGCCGCCGGGGAGGCGGTGGACCTGATCGTGAGCCGGGCGTCGCGGCTGACGTTGCTGGACGAGACCGGGATCGCGTTCCGGGACGCGCACTGGCGCGCCGACCTGCGGGAGTGGCTGGCGCGCGGGGCGGACGGGAAGCCCGCGACGTTTCCGGTGACGGACGCGGACCTGGCGCAGGTGCGTTACTGGGCGGCCGGTGATCTGGCGGCCGGGCCGTCGTCGGGCTCGTATCCGGTGAAGGGGATGCTGATCGTCCCGGCGAGCACGGCGTGTGTGGCCGGGGTGGCGCTCGGGCTGTCGAAGGATCTGCTGCAGCGGGTGGCGAGCGTGACGCTCAAGGAGCGTCGGCGGCTGGTGGTCGCGGTGCGTGAGACGCCGCTGAACGGGCCGACGCTGAAGCATCTGGTGGCGCTGGACGAGGCGGGCGCCGTGGTGCTGCCCGCCTCTCCGGCGTTCTACGCGGGGGCGACGCACCTCCAGGATCTGGTGGACTTCGTCGCGGGCCGGGTGCTCGATGCGGCCGAGGTGCCGCACGGGCTGTACCGGCGCTGGGAGGGTGAGCTTCGGGGTGGCTCCAGGAACGAGGAGGCCCCGGACGCTCCTTAG
- a CDS encoding Lrp/AsnC family transcriptional regulator — MDAVDRQLIQALRENGRASYAELGRLVGLSGPSVTDRINRLEAAGVITGYRATVDAASLGLGVTALVGISLSDAADHEDVARRLRDLAEIEDCWFIAGDDSYMLKVRVGDVDGLERTIRRLSGTKGVSRTRTTIVLSTKWENRVGELPEEAE; from the coding sequence ATGGACGCGGTGGATAGGCAGCTCATCCAGGCACTTCGCGAGAACGGCCGGGCCTCGTACGCGGAGCTCGGCCGGCTCGTCGGCCTCTCCGGGCCCAGCGTCACGGACCGGATCAACCGCCTCGAAGCGGCCGGCGTGATCACCGGTTACCGCGCGACAGTCGACGCCGCCTCGCTCGGCCTCGGTGTCACCGCACTGGTCGGCATTTCCCTCTCGGACGCCGCCGACCACGAGGACGTCGCCCGCCGGCTGCGCGACCTCGCCGAGATCGAGGACTGCTGGTTCATCGCCGGCGACGACTCGTACATGCTCAAGGTCAGGGTGGGCGACGTGGACGGGCTGGAGCGCACCATCCGCCGGCTCTCCGGCACCAAGGGCGTCTCCCGTACGCGCACCACGATCGTGCTCTCCACCAAGTGGGAGAACCGCGTCGGCGAACTGCCCGAGGAGGCCGAATAG
- the mqnE gene encoding aminofutalosine synthase MqnE: MDVGLKRELEAKVHAGERLTREDGIALYESDDLAWLGGLAHEVRTRKNGDVVHFNVNRHLNMTNVCTASCAYCSFQRKPGEKDAYTMRIEEAVRLAKAMENENLTELHIVNGLHPTLPWRYYPRSLRELKKALPNVSLKAFTATEIHHFETISGLSASEILDELIDAGLESLTGGGAEIFDWEVRQHIVDHATHWEDWSRIHRLAHEKGLKTPSTMLYGHIEEPRHRVDHVLRLRELQDETGGFQVFIPLRYQHDFVDMQDGKVRNRLQARTTMATGAEALKVFAVSRLLFDNVPHVKCFWVMHGLQTTQLALQHGADDMDGSVVEYKITHDADNYGTPNKLTRDDLLELIRDAGFRPVERNTRYEAIREYPGPDPDRRESPQPMRV; this comes from the coding sequence ATGGATGTGGGCCTCAAGCGGGAGCTGGAGGCGAAGGTCCACGCCGGGGAGCGGCTGACCCGCGAGGACGGCATCGCCCTCTACGAGTCCGACGACCTGGCCTGGCTGGGCGGCCTCGCGCACGAGGTGCGCACCCGCAAGAACGGCGACGTCGTCCACTTCAACGTCAACCGTCACCTCAACATGACGAACGTGTGCACCGCGTCGTGCGCCTACTGCTCCTTCCAGCGCAAGCCGGGCGAGAAGGACGCGTACACGATGCGCATCGAGGAGGCCGTCCGCCTCGCCAAGGCGATGGAGAACGAGAACCTCACCGAGCTGCACATCGTCAACGGTCTGCACCCGACCCTGCCGTGGCGCTACTACCCGCGCTCGCTGCGCGAGTTGAAGAAGGCCCTGCCGAACGTCTCGCTGAAGGCGTTCACCGCCACCGAGATCCACCACTTCGAGACCATCTCGGGCCTGTCCGCCTCGGAGATCCTCGACGAGCTGATCGACGCCGGCCTGGAGTCGCTCACCGGCGGCGGCGCCGAGATCTTCGACTGGGAGGTCCGGCAGCACATCGTCGACCACGCCACCCACTGGGAGGACTGGTCGCGGATCCACCGCCTCGCGCACGAAAAGGGCCTCAAGACGCCCTCGACCATGCTCTACGGGCACATCGAGGAGCCCCGCCACCGCGTCGACCACGTGCTGCGGCTGCGCGAACTCCAGGACGAGACCGGCGGCTTCCAGGTCTTCATCCCGCTGCGCTACCAGCACGACTTCGTCGACATGCAGGACGGCAAGGTCCGCAACCGCCTCCAGGCGCGGACGACGATGGCCACCGGTGCCGAGGCGCTCAAGGTCTTCGCGGTCTCCCGTCTCCTCTTCGACAACGTCCCGCACGTCAAGTGCTTCTGGGTGATGCACGGTCTGCAGACCACACAGCTCGCCCTCCAGCACGGCGCGGACGACATGGACGGCTCGGTCGTCGAGTACAAGATCACGCACGACGCGGACAACTACGGCACGCCGAACAAGCTGACGCGGGACGACCTGCTGGAGCTGATCCGCGACGCCGGCTTCCGCCCCGTCGAGCGCAACACCCGCTACGAGGCCATCCGCGAGTACCCGGGCCCGGACCCGGACCGCCGCGAGTCGCCCCAGCCGATGCGCGTCTGA
- a CDS encoding GNAT family N-acetyltransferase, protein MNVRFDLDPAVTPELHDGLCELWTEVSDAGGAVGFVPPVTREDIRPDLLRKLTALAEGRERLLVGRDEAGRVVATAYLAPSPHRLMKHWIWVYTVMVHPSLQGQGIGRQLMAAVAEAARTFDGVTAIRLTCRGGTGARRFYEACGYKEVGRVPGAIKVADGDFRDDITLWLELG, encoded by the coding sequence ATGAACGTGCGTTTCGACCTGGACCCCGCCGTCACCCCCGAACTCCACGACGGTCTGTGTGAGTTGTGGACCGAGGTGTCCGACGCGGGCGGCGCGGTCGGCTTCGTCCCGCCGGTGACGCGCGAGGACATACGCCCCGACCTGCTCAGGAAGCTGACGGCGCTGGCCGAGGGGCGCGAGCGGCTGCTGGTCGGGCGCGACGAGGCCGGCCGGGTGGTGGCGACCGCGTACCTCGCCCCCAGCCCCCACCGCCTGATGAAGCACTGGATCTGGGTCTACACCGTCATGGTGCACCCCTCGCTCCAGGGGCAGGGCATCGGCCGGCAGCTGATGGCGGCCGTCGCGGAGGCCGCCCGCACCTTCGACGGCGTCACGGCCATCCGCCTGACCTGCCGCGGCGGCACCGGCGCCCGCCGGTTCTACGAAGCCTGCGGCTACAAGGAGGTCGGCCGGGTGCCCGGCGCGATCAAGGTCGCCGACGGTGACTTCCGCGACGACATCACCCTGTGGCTGGAGCTGGGCTGA
- a CDS encoding DUF4229 domain-containing protein — protein sequence MSSPKFATLRYTALRIGLFVACFAVVWGLAYVHVIPLAVGASNTVWLLLLAIVISAPLSFVLLRKQRDAMSEQIVAKVDRQRERIAANASQEDGLQ from the coding sequence GTGAGTAGCCCCAAGTTCGCCACGCTCCGCTACACCGCCCTTCGCATCGGCCTCTTCGTCGCCTGCTTCGCCGTGGTGTGGGGGCTGGCCTACGTCCACGTCATCCCGCTCGCGGTGGGCGCGTCCAACACCGTGTGGCTGCTGCTGCTGGCCATCGTGATCTCCGCGCCGCTCAGCTTCGTGCTGCTGCGCAAGCAGCGCGATGCGATGTCCGAGCAGATCGTCGCCAAGGTCGACCGCCAGCGTGAGCGGATCGCGGCCAACGCCAGCCAGGAGGACGGCCTGCAGTAG
- a CDS encoding dicarboxylate/amino acid:cation symporter yields MSTSAETSESSQAPQTPKSRIPKVPFWAQILIGLALGVLLGGIAKNGDLGWLTSTLQHIGDLFVQLLKLAVAPLVFFAILVSITNLRQVNNAARLATRTLLWFMATSLIAVAIGLAIGLLTNPGAGTGLTPKDGKLPEHAGSWIDFLTGIVPTDVVTPFTELNVLQIVFMAAVAGIAALQLGEKAEPVLKISRSVLELLQKALWWVIRLAPIGTVGLIGNAIATYGWNLIGKYATFTLDIYVGCAIVLFGVYPLLLSTVAKVNPLQFFRGAWPAIQLAFVSRSSVGTMPVTQQVTERLGVPREYASFAVPFGSTTKMDGCASIYPAIAAIFIAQIFGVHLGIGDYILIVFVSVIGSAATAGLTGATVMLTLTLSTLGLPLEGVGLLMAIDPILDMMRTATNVAGQSVIPILVSAKEKILDRDAYAGATSISLDAATVEVAEEKVPATAAA; encoded by the coding sequence TTGTCCACGTCTGCCGAGACCTCTGAGTCCTCACAGGCCCCCCAGACCCCGAAGTCCCGCATACCCAAGGTCCCGTTCTGGGCCCAGATCCTGATCGGCCTCGCCCTGGGCGTGCTGCTCGGCGGGATCGCCAAGAACGGTGACCTCGGCTGGCTCACCTCGACGCTCCAGCACATCGGCGATCTCTTCGTCCAGCTGCTGAAGCTGGCCGTCGCGCCGCTGGTGTTCTTCGCGATCCTGGTGTCGATCACCAACCTGCGGCAGGTCAACAACGCCGCCCGGCTCGCCACCCGCACCCTGCTGTGGTTCATGGCCACCTCGCTGATCGCGGTGGCGATCGGCCTGGCGATCGGTCTGCTGACCAACCCGGGCGCGGGCACCGGCCTGACCCCCAAGGACGGCAAGCTCCCCGAGCACGCGGGTTCCTGGATCGACTTCCTGACCGGCATCGTCCCCACCGACGTCGTCACGCCGTTCACCGAGCTCAACGTCCTGCAGATCGTCTTCATGGCGGCCGTCGCCGGTATCGCCGCGCTCCAGCTGGGGGAGAAGGCCGAGCCGGTCCTCAAGATCAGCCGCTCGGTGCTGGAGCTGCTGCAGAAGGCCCTGTGGTGGGTCATCCGCCTCGCCCCGATCGGCACCGTCGGCCTCATCGGCAACGCCATCGCGACGTACGGCTGGAACCTCATCGGCAAGTACGCGACGTTCACCCTCGACATCTACGTCGGCTGCGCGATCGTCCTGTTCGGCGTCTACCCGCTGCTTCTCTCGACCGTCGCCAAGGTCAACCCGCTGCAGTTCTTCCGCGGCGCCTGGCCCGCCATCCAGCTGGCCTTCGTGTCCCGCTCGTCGGTCGGCACCATGCCGGTCACCCAGCAGGTCACCGAGCGCCTCGGCGTGCCGCGGGAGTACGCCTCCTTCGCGGTGCCGTTCGGCTCGACGACGAAGATGGACGGCTGCGCCTCGATCTACCCGGCGATCGCCGCGATCTTCATCGCCCAGATCTTCGGCGTCCACCTCGGCATCGGCGACTACATCCTGATCGTCTTCGTCTCGGTCATCGGCTCCGCCGCCACCGCGGGCCTGACCGGCGCGACCGTCATGCTGACGCTGACCCTCTCGACGCTGGGCCTGCCCCTGGAGGGCGTCGGTCTGCTGATGGCCATCGACCCGATCCTGGACATGATGCGGACGGCCACCAACGTCGCCGGTCAGTCGGTCATCCCGATCCTGGTCTCCGCCAAGGAGAAGATCCTGGACCGCGACGCGTACGCCGGCGCCACGAGCATCAGCTTGGACGCGGCGACCGTCGAGGTCGCCGAGGAGAAGGTCCCGGCGACCGCTGCTGCCTGA
- a CDS encoding ArsR/SmtB family transcription factor: MSNQELEVLGQDQECCPGLLTAPLDEDQAAELAKVFKALGDPVRLRLLSMIASRAGGEVCVCDLTPAFDVSQPTISHHLKLLKQAGLIDSERRGTWVYYRLLPQMTDRLAGILARPAGQPLPQIGQEPAGAPS, from the coding sequence ATGTCGAATCAGGAGCTTGAGGTGCTGGGGCAGGACCAGGAGTGCTGTCCGGGGCTGCTGACCGCGCCGCTGGACGAGGACCAGGCCGCCGAACTGGCGAAGGTCTTCAAAGCGCTCGGGGACCCGGTGCGGCTGCGGCTGCTGTCGATGATCGCTTCCCGGGCCGGCGGTGAGGTGTGCGTATGTGATCTGACGCCGGCCTTCGACGTGTCGCAGCCGACGATCTCCCACCACCTCAAGCTCTTGAAGCAGGCGGGGCTGATCGATTCGGAACGCCGCGGGACGTGGGTGTACTACCGGCTGCTGCCGCAGATGACCGATCGGCTGGCCGGCATCCTGGCCCGCCCTGCCGGACAGCCCCTTCCGCAGATCGGCCAGGAGCCCGCGGGGGCTCCCTCATGA
- the arsB gene encoding ACR3 family arsenite efflux transporter, giving the protein MTVRSPGTVGPVAARLSFLDRFLAVWILLAMAAGLGLGRAVPGLGDALAKVTVTGVSLPIALGLLVMMYPVLAKVRYDRLDSVTQDRRLLIPSLVLNWLVGPAVMFALAWIFLPDLPEYRTGLIIVGLARCIAMVVIWNDLACGDREAAAVLVALNSVFQVLAFGLLGWFYLSVLPGWLGLERAGLNVSVGEIARSVLIFLGIPLAAGFLTRRLGEKAKGRAWYETKLIPRIGPFALWGLLFTIVVLFALQGNAITSRPLDVARIALPLLVYFAVMWAGSMALGKAVGLNHPRATTLAFTAAGNNFELAIAVAVATYGATSGQALAGVVGPLIEVPVLIGLVHVALAARRFFPGPHALAAAPANLQETARD; this is encoded by the coding sequence ATGACCGTGCGGAGCCCCGGGACGGTGGGGCCGGTCGCGGCCCGCCTGTCGTTCCTGGACCGCTTCCTGGCCGTGTGGATCCTGCTGGCGATGGCCGCCGGCCTCGGCCTGGGCCGCGCGGTGCCGGGCCTGGGGGACGCGCTGGCGAAGGTGACGGTCACCGGCGTCTCGCTGCCGATCGCGCTGGGCCTGCTGGTGATGATGTATCCGGTGCTGGCCAAGGTCCGCTACGACCGCCTGGATTCCGTCACCCAGGACCGCCGCCTGCTGATCCCGTCCCTGGTGCTCAATTGGCTCGTCGGGCCCGCCGTGATGTTCGCGCTGGCGTGGATCTTCCTGCCCGACCTGCCGGAGTACCGGACCGGGCTGATCATCGTCGGGCTGGCCCGATGCATCGCCATGGTCGTCATCTGGAACGACCTGGCCTGCGGCGACCGCGAAGCAGCCGCCGTCCTGGTCGCCCTGAACTCCGTCTTCCAGGTCCTGGCCTTCGGCCTGCTGGGCTGGTTCTACCTCTCCGTCCTGCCCGGCTGGCTGGGCCTGGAACGGGCCGGGCTGAACGTGTCGGTGGGGGAGATCGCCCGCAGCGTGCTGATCTTCCTCGGCATCCCCCTGGCGGCCGGGTTCCTCACCCGCCGCCTGGGCGAGAAGGCCAAGGGCCGCGCCTGGTACGAGACGAAGCTGATCCCCCGCATCGGCCCGTTCGCCCTGTGGGGACTGCTGTTCACCATCGTCGTGCTCTTCGCCCTCCAGGGGAACGCGATCACTTCCCGCCCCCTGGACGTCGCGCGGATCGCGCTGCCGCTGCTGGTCTACTTCGCCGTCATGTGGGCCGGCTCCATGGCCCTGGGCAAGGCCGTCGGCCTGAACCACCCGCGGGCCACGACGCTGGCGTTCACCGCGGCCGGCAACAACTTCGAACTCGCCATCGCCGTCGCCGTCGCGACGTACGGCGCGACATCCGGCCAGGCCCTGGCCGGGGTGGTCGGGCCGCTCATCGAGGTGCCGGTGCTGATCGGCCTGGTCCATGTCGCCCTGGCCGCCCGCCGGTTCTTCCCCGGCCCCCACGCCCTGGCCGCCGCGCCGGCCAACCTCCAGGAGACCGCCCGTGACTGA
- a CDS encoding arsenate reductase ArsC yields the protein MTEPRKPSVLFVCVHNAGRSQMAAAFLAHLGGDRVEVRSAGSAPAGTVNPAVVEAMAEKGIDLSARTPKLLTAEAVQASDVVITMGCGDACPVFPGKRYLDWQLDDPAGRGVDAVRPIRDEIERHVRDLLTELTA from the coding sequence GTGACTGAGCCCCGCAAGCCGTCGGTGCTGTTCGTGTGCGTCCACAACGCCGGACGCTCCCAGATGGCCGCCGCCTTCCTCGCCCACCTCGGCGGCGACCGGGTCGAGGTCCGCTCCGCCGGCTCCGCCCCCGCCGGCACCGTCAACCCGGCCGTGGTGGAGGCGATGGCCGAGAAGGGCATCGACCTGTCGGCCCGGACCCCGAAGCTGCTGACCGCCGAGGCCGTGCAGGCGTCCGACGTGGTGATCACCATGGGCTGCGGGGACGCCTGCCCCGTCTTCCCCGGCAAGAGGTACCTGGACTGGCAGCTGGACGACCCCGCCGGCCGCGGAGTCGACGCCGTCCGGCCCATCCGCGACGAGATCGAACGACACGTCCGCGACCTGCTGACCGAACTCACCGCCTGA
- a CDS encoding alpha/beta fold hydrolase produces MQQFIDAAPGIRLWTEQRGAPGAPPLLLIMGAQATGVGWPDALVDALAAHHRVIRYDHRDTGRSTWPFEEHPYRIADLAEDVIAVLDGLGIERAHIVGMSLGGMLAQMVLADHPDRVLSATLIGTSALSTTPYTRPDGSTVPVDELPGIAPEVLELWARPVEDHGPAAELRRRIEHWRVLAGDQLPFDAAFFHALEERVIEHTGHHRTGTAHGRAEHDGMLRTEQLARNQVPTLVVAAPAEPVFPPPHPQHLAQCVNGAHVVEIPGMGHALPPAVLGPLADAILTHTGATGPAGATGATDVTGADTTTA; encoded by the coding sequence GTGCAGCAGTTCATCGACGCCGCCCCCGGCATCCGCCTGTGGACCGAGCAGCGCGGCGCCCCCGGGGCGCCCCCGCTGCTGCTGATCATGGGGGCCCAGGCCACCGGCGTCGGCTGGCCCGACGCGCTGGTCGACGCGCTGGCCGCGCACCACCGGGTCATCCGCTACGACCACCGCGACACCGGCCGCTCCACCTGGCCGTTCGAGGAGCATCCGTACCGGATCGCGGACCTCGCCGAGGACGTGATCGCGGTCCTGGACGGGCTGGGCATCGAGCGGGCGCACATCGTCGGCATGTCATTGGGCGGCATGCTGGCCCAGATGGTCCTCGCGGACCACCCCGACCGCGTACTCAGCGCCACTCTCATCGGCACCAGCGCCCTCAGCACCACCCCCTACACCCGCCCCGACGGCAGCACCGTCCCGGTCGACGAACTGCCCGGTATCGCGCCCGAGGTCCTGGAGCTGTGGGCGCGCCCGGTCGAGGATCACGGCCCGGCCGCGGAGCTGCGCCGCCGGATCGAACACTGGCGGGTACTCGCCGGTGACCAACTCCCCTTCGACGCCGCGTTCTTCCACGCCCTCGAAGAGCGGGTCATCGAGCACACCGGGCACCACCGGACGGGTACCGCGCACGGTCGGGCCGAGCACGACGGCATGCTGCGCACCGAGCAGCTCGCGCGGAACCAGGTGCCGACGCTGGTCGTCGCCGCGCCCGCCGAGCCGGTGTTCCCGCCGCCGCACCCCCAGCACCTCGCGCAGTGCGTGAACGGCGCCCACGTGGTCGAGATCCCGGGCATGGGACATGCGCTGCCCCCGGCCGTCCTCGGTCCACTGGCCGACGCGATCCTCACGCACACCGGGGCAACGGGGCCCGCAGGAGCCACGGGAGCCACGGACGTCACGGGGGCGGACACCACGACGGCCTGA